The Dongia rigui genome includes the window GGCTTGGGTCGGTTCGCCCCCACCACACCCGCGCCGCCAGGGCCTCTGCCTTGAAACCGAGTTGCTGCAGCATGGCGAGGTACAAGCCGTTCTGCTCGAAGCAATAGCCGCCGCGCCGGGCGCCAATCAGCTTGGCCGCAATCGCCGCCGGGTCGAGATCGACCTTGCGGCCCAAGATGACGTCGAGATTCTCGAACGGAATGCTGCTGACATGGTGCCAGTGCACATCGGCCAAGACCGCCGCGCTGGCACCTGCCGCGCCGCCATAGCCGATGCGATTGAAATAGGCCGCCAGGTTCCGGTTGCTGTCGGAGATCGAAGTCATTCTGTCCATGTCCCTCCCCGCGATCCAGCCGCCATCGCGACGAGTCGGTCAACTGGCGAGCAGCGCCGCAATGCGCTGGCGCAAGACCGGCAGCATCTCCTCTTCGAACCAGGGATTGAGTTTCAGCCAGCGATTATTATGCCAGCTGGGATGCGGAAGCGGCACCATGTCACCCTGGTGGCGCCGCCACGCGGAAACCGCCGCGGTGACGTCGGTGAAAGCCGGCAGATAGGCTTTCTGGGCAAGCCCGCCCACCAGCAGCGTCAGGCCGACATGGGGCAAGGCTGCCTGCAATCTCGCCTGCCACGTGCGGGCACAGATCGGGTCCGGCAGCTTGTCGCCACCGTTGCCGCTACCGGGATAGCAGAAGCCCATGGGGGTCACGGCGATACGCGCCGCGTCATAGAAGATCGCCTTCTCGACACCCATCCAGGCCCGTAACCGGTCGCCGGACGCATCGGCAAACGGGATGCCGGCAAGATGAGCCCGGCGCCCCGGCGCCTGTCCGATCAGCCGCAAGCGCGCCGTCGGGCTGCCGGTAAAGACCGGCCGCGGCCCCAGCGGCAGCCGATCGCTGCACAAGCGGCACTGCATGATTTCGGCCGATAAGGATGACCAAGACGTTGGTTTCATATTGGGCATGGGAACTGTGTTCAGATGAGCGGGTTTCTGAAAATTGGAGACTGAGACCGCGAACGGCAAGGACATCCGCCCCATGGCCACCCGAAAAACCACCGCCAAACCGGCTGGAAAGCGCTCCGCCGACAAGAAATCCGCCGCAAAATCGGCAAAGCCCAAGGCAACGCCGCCTCGCCACGGCGCGCGGTCCAAGCGCACGGCCGCGCCCCAGGGCGGCGGCAGGCCGGTCTGGAGTGGCAATCTGCGCCTCGCGCTGGTGATGGTGCCGGTCAATATCTATCCCGCCACCAAATCCGGCGCGCGCATCAGCTTTCATCAGGTGCATAAGCCCAGCGGCAAACGCATCCGCTACGAAAAAGTCGTGCCGGGCCTAGGCGCCGTCGATGCCGACGAGATCGTGAAGGGTTACGAAATCTCCAAAGGCCACTATGTCCTGCTGGAGCCAGATGAAGTCGATGCCGTGAAACTCGAGGCGAAGAAGACGCTCGATCTCATCCAGTTCGTGAAACAGGGTGACATCGATCCGATCTGGTTCGAACGCCCATACTACGTCGTCGCCGAGGAAGGGCCTGCGGAAGAGGCCTACGCGGTCCTCCGCGATGCCCTGCGGTCTTCCGGCCGCATCGGGCTCGGGCAGTTCGTCATGCGGGGCCGCGAATACATTGGCGCGCTGAAGCCCTGCGGCAAAGGTATTCTGCTCGAAACGCTGCGCTTTGCCGACGAAGTGAGCAGCGCGGCGCCCTATTTCGCCGAAATGGATGTCGAGAAGCCGGATAGCGAGTTGCTGAATCTCGCGACCGAGCTCATCGACCGCAAAAGCGCCCCCTTCGATCCGAAGAAGTTCGAGGATAAATACACCGAAGCCTTGCAGGAACTCATTGAGCGCAAACGCAAGGGCAAGGCGCCGGTGGAGATCGACGAGGAGGAAGCGCCGAGCGGCGGCGCCAAGGTGATCGATCTGGTCGAAGTGCTGAAGCGCAGTGTGCGCAGCGCTGAATCCGGCAGAGCCAAGGCCGCACCGAAGCGAAAGGCCGGTTGACTTGGGCCGCGCCACCGACACTCTCGCGACCTACAACGCCAAGCGCCGCTTCAATGAAACGCCCGAGCCGCGCGGAAAAGCAGGCAAGCCGCGAAAAGCTCAGGGCGGCCTCTACACCATCCAGAAACATGAAGCCACTCGCCTGCATTATGATCTGCGGCTTGAGCTGAATGGAGTCCTCAAAAGCTGGGCGATCACCCGCGGCCCCAGCCTTGATCCTTCGCAAAAGCGGCTGGCTGTCCGCACCGAAGACCACCCGATGAACTACGCGA containing:
- a CDS encoding uracil-DNA glycosylase family protein, translated to MQCRLCSDRLPLGPRPVFTGSPTARLRLIGQAPGRRAHLAGIPFADASGDRLRAWMGVEKAIFYDAARIAVTPMGFCYPGSGNGGDKLPDPICARTWQARLQAALPHVGLTLLVGGLAQKAYLPAFTDVTAAVSAWRRHQGDMVPLPHPSWHNNRWLKLNPWFEEEMLPVLRQRIAALLAS
- the ku gene encoding non-homologous end joining protein Ku — its product is MATRKTTAKPAGKRSADKKSAAKSAKPKATPPRHGARSKRTAAPQGGGRPVWSGNLRLALVMVPVNIYPATKSGARISFHQVHKPSGKRIRYEKVVPGLGAVDADEIVKGYEISKGHYVLLEPDEVDAVKLEAKKTLDLIQFVKQGDIDPIWFERPYYVVAEEGPAEEAYAVLRDALRSSGRIGLGQFVMRGREYIGALKPCGKGILLETLRFADEVSSAAPYFAEMDVEKPDSELLNLATELIDRKSAPFDPKKFEDKYTEALQELIERKRKGKAPVEIDEEEAPSGGAKVIDLVEVLKRSVRSAESGRAKAAPKRKAG